A window from Hymenobacter volaticus encodes these proteins:
- a CDS encoding SMP-30/gluconolactonase/LRE family protein produces the protein MKYIFFLLLALIGQPVFAQSTETPLVEVAEFGRHQPIGLALSQRGRIFVTFPKRKTDYDYGLAEIVGGKRLPYPNAEWNQWDSLQATSRFVNVQALFVDQTDALWVLDPANPADEPALLAGIKLLKINLATNKVERSYRFEDLPRERSGLNDVQVDTRNQVAYLSDPKLAALVVLDLRTGKSRLQLQGHKSTAAAPGFVLRIDGKEVRDKADKPFSSNVNGIALTPDYKYLYYRAINQTKLYRIETEVLRNATLKPADVAARVEEVGETGISHGMIADAAGNVYLTDSPNHAIRRVTPAGRFETVARDPRLLWPDSFGLGPDGYLYVTAAQIERTPKWNNGQDRVQYPFRLYKMKLP, from the coding sequence GTGAAATACATCTTCTTCCTGCTCCTGGCTTTAATTGGTCAACCGGTTTTTGCGCAAAGCACCGAAACGCCTCTAGTTGAGGTAGCCGAATTTGGGCGCCACCAGCCCATCGGGCTAGCGCTTTCGCAACGGGGCCGCATTTTCGTCACGTTTCCGAAGCGCAAAACCGATTACGACTATGGGCTAGCAGAAATAGTAGGCGGCAAGCGACTGCCTTATCCAAACGCGGAATGGAACCAGTGGGACTCATTGCAAGCTACTAGCCGGTTTGTGAACGTGCAGGCCTTATTTGTCGACCAAACTGACGCGCTGTGGGTGCTCGACCCGGCCAACCCCGCCGATGAACCAGCGTTACTAGCGGGCATCAAGCTGCTGAAGATCAACTTGGCCACCAACAAAGTGGAGCGGAGTTATCGGTTCGAGGACTTGCCTCGGGAACGGTCCGGCCTCAACGATGTGCAAGTGGACACCCGCAACCAAGTTGCCTACCTTTCCGATCCTAAGCTGGCCGCGCTGGTGGTGCTGGACCTGCGCACCGGCAAGAGCCGCCTCCAACTCCAAGGCCACAAATCGACGGCTGCGGCCCCGGGTTTCGTGCTGCGCATTGATGGCAAGGAAGTGCGCGACAAAGCCGACAAGCCTTTCAGCAGCAACGTCAACGGCATTGCCCTCACCCCCGATTATAAGTACCTCTACTACCGCGCTATCAACCAAACCAAGCTCTACCGCATCGAGACGGAGGTATTGCGCAATGCTACCCTCAAGCCCGCCGACGTAGCCGCCCGGGTAGAGGAAGTGGGCGAAACCGGCATTTCGCACGGCATGATAGCCGACGCCGCTGGCAACGTCTACCTCACCGATTCGCCCAACCACGCTATACGCCGCGTCACGCCCGCGGGCCGTTTCGAAACCGTAGCCCGCGACCCACGCCTGCTCTGGCCCGATTCGTTCGGCCTCGGCCCCGACGGCTACCTCTACGTGACGGCCGCCCAAATCGAGCGCACCCCCAAATGGAATAATGGCCAAGACCGAGTGCAATACCCGTTTCGGCTCTACAAAATGAAGCTGCCATAA